atgattaaatcatgttaggccatgtcatgctatgctataccatgtacaagaatatatcatgttatgccatgccatgtacaagaatatgccatgctagagaagtctatgaagtccaagaaaattatcatgcattaagaaagataagcattttaaggtaacacggacccaagcgtgtttaccataGTTATGCTAAGAAggtaccacggactcaagcgtggttatcACAAGTTAAGTggaacacggactcaagcgtgtttcactccatgtcatgcaagttaagtgaacatggacccaagcatgtttcactccatgtcatgcaagttaagtgaacatggacccaagcatgtttcactccatgtcaagcaaagataagtgaaacacggacccaagcgtgttttactccatgtcaagcaaagataagtgaaacacggacccaagcgtgtttcactccatgtcaagcaagataagtgaaacacggactcaagcgtgtttcactccacgtcaagcaagataagtgaaacacggactcaagcgtgtttcacttcatgttatgcaagttaagtgaaacacggactcaagcgtgtttcactacatgacaagttatgtggtgccatggactcaagcgtggttcaccatgaaatatgtataattcaagataaacaagttactcatgcattcacgtTTCAAGTTTGCCATGCTTATGAATGTTTCCGTTCATGTTAATCCATAAATGTTATATGGaagttatgataaggctttaaaaatcaaatttatgctaagtTAGATAGTatttacggtatgatgtattatttactgagtattcgactcattttgttgtttgtctttttgttttcttctatgttgattgccacagatggtgattatgatgatgcagagctggatggccaggagtagatttagtatatggacttagagatgaataagtgtcttttacacaaggattaagtttcCTTTATGTCTTTTCAATAACTAGTTTTGTTTAAGACTAGCTCACTTTTGCTTTATTCAGTTTCAGTTTTCAAGactatttatttcctttcttttaagtCTAttccaataaatgaggtatttcagagtaatgagtctctttaccgggcattttatcatgttggttagtaacgtctctatcctacgggaacggggtgttacaatATGACTGAATCAGATCTTAGTATGTGTCGTCAATGATATGTACCGTGAAGATTCATCTAGTATAGTTTGCAGTAAGCTTTatcaaaatatgatattttagatAATGGAATGTATATCACGGGCATGCTGCAAAAAATCATCAATGGCTATATACATTACTCATTGAATATGAACAATCTGAAAGAAACATTTCTGCTGAAATTTAATCAACTATCAAGAGCATCATATGGGTATCGATGATGATGATACTTGACATTTTTTCTGTTGTGGAAAATCCCTGCTCATCTGTACTAACTAAATGACTTGGAAGTTACTTGCACAAATGATAAAAGAACTAGATGTCTTGGAATTTGAAGAAGCAAATAATTGGGCATTGAATCTGATAAATTGAAATGCAAAAACTCCCTAAAGTAAAAATGGAGGATGTTgatcaatggtggaagttgatTTAAGGTTTATTTTAGTCTTTTTGGAAGTTCTCATTGAAGGGTATTACATCTTGACCTTGCATTGAAACAACGAACTGAAGATGCTTTAGTCATAAGTCTCATCTTTCTTTAATACACTCTTTTAATGGGTGGTGCCTGGTGGCCCAAAACTGTGTAGCTTTTAGTCTGATTCTACTTCTCTAAACTTCCCAAAACTGTGTATACATTGTCTGTACTGGGGATACTCTTTTTCAATGGGCAGTGGCCCAAAACTCTGTAGTTTTTTTGTCTGATTTTACTTCTCTAGACTTCCCaactccttttccttttttcagttAGGTGGATTTCCTGTATACATCATCTGTACTGGGGATTCATGCTCTTTCTAGTCTCAATAAAGTCAATATTGTTACGCCTACACATTTGAATGTGTTGAACATTAGGTATCTAGACTTCAATTTATTTGGAAATTTGAGTAATGACCCTTTTGATGTGCGTTTTTCAGTGCTAGTGCTTTCTTTACTTGCAAAAGCAGGGAtgcttgagttttattttataagttagAACTCAGAGTTTATAGAAACTGAATGAACATTATCACACTTGTACTTATAAGGTTCGCCATATCAATATATTCTCATTACATCTATATCTCGTACTTGCATCTTTGCTTTTCAAGGATAGAGCAATGGGATGCATGGTGAGGTGCTGTTGTTGTATGCAGGAACTCTTAAACTGAAATCTAGTTTTTCCATATCATAGAAAAGGAAAATCGAGATTGAATTCTTCGCACTTCCTctgtttgttattttgttttttgaaccAAGCTTAGAAGGTGTAACTTCAGAGTACTactttattattcttttctattttgtaATGAAGATTCCAGTAGTTGTTTTCTCTGTAATCATCCATGGCAAAGTAGCAATCATGGAATcactttccttccttttttcagGACTGATCTACTTGATGGTCGTATTTTTCTCAGAAATTTGTATGGCTCTCATTAGCAAAGCACCTGTAATTTACTGGTGCTTCTTTTCTGCCTTTACcttttttgtgtttgtgttgTGGCTTAAATGTCCAAGCAGACAATTAATCTACCTTCTTAAGGAAACCATGATAAGGTAgccaaagtttttttttcttgatgttATCCTTAAGTTGGTTGGCATTGAACTTAAAAGTGGAAAATCTCTTTTACCTTCCGGGGTTTGTATTAAATACTTATCACTGAAGCATATTCTTCCTTAATGCTCGTGAAACTCCAGGTAAAATTGGGAGGGTTTTTGTGGCTTTGTGCTGTTGGAACATAATTAGAGAGTTGGGAGGTTATGTTTGTTTGCATGAAGTCCCATGATAGAATTTTCCTATTAGTCATTGGAACATAATCAGGGATTTTTGTGGTTTTGGGCTCTTGTTTGGTTGAATGATGTTTGGCACTTAATCCTTCTAGTTTAAAACTTCTTGTATCAAGCAGTAGGCAACATGTTCTGAAGGTTTTAgcagtaatattttatattgtgtttcAGTTAAGTCTTGCCTTAATGGCCTTGACATTCTGTTGATGTAGCCtggtcacttttttttttcaggaaaAACTCTATCAATGGATCCGGAGACAACAAGAGGAAGGATCTAGGGTTGCAACAGTTGATATTCTTAATTACATTCAGGTATTGTTAACCATTCACCCTGTTCGAGTTGTTTATGGTCTTCTATTGTGATTGTAAGCAGACTCTTATAACGTATTAAACAGGTATGAACTCTGAATTGACATTGAAAATTGTGTCATGCAATTTCAAATAATACGATATAGAGTTTAACTTGGTTAGTTAAGAGGCCATTGAGAAACAGCCGTAAATATCTGCACCATTTTATATTATTCACATTCTGTCGTTTGCTCCTGTGTATATTGCTTCCATGCCTCATGATTGCGTATGTACTTCTCACTTGGTTGCATACGACAACCATTTTACTGTAATCTGTTTGCTAAGACATGCCAGATAACCCTATAGATGGTCCTTAAGTATCAGGTGCAATTCAACAAcgaaatcaaaaagaaaaagaaaaagaaaaaagaattccTACTCCATTTCAAGATCCTCTTCTGCCTACAAAATGTACCTATAATGTAATAGCTTGGATTTAAAGTAGtgcttcatattttgtttattctgAAACCTGTACAATGTAGTACGGCCCTTGATCCAATGGGTACATGTTAATAAATGGTTAATGAGAtcccatttttttaaatcacatcTGAAGTCGGTAGCATCCTTGTTATTGCATTTCTTTGGACGCCTCAATCAATACACAGCAAATAGTTGAATTTGTATCTGTAAATAGACATTATAATACACGGGCACACACGTATTTTGTATACATGGCacagattttcttttcttacatTGAGAATTCAAACATTTGGTATTAGCTGTTTATATTGgtttaactttatttaaaaattgaaactcTTCTGGTCTCTTAGCAGAATGAGGTGGACTACTGCGGGGAGGAGCCATCAATGTCCCCTAGAGCTCCCGTGCAACATCAGCATTCTCAAGCTACAATGCATGTCATGAACTCAGGTTTCCTGTTATCTTCAGGCTCATCTGGCCTAACAAGCGCTGGGCATGGAAGTCGCTCTGAGCATTGTGATCATCAATCCAAGAATTCAGTCTTCTCAAATGCTTTATCAAGCCCTCTCCGCCAGAGTCTTCAACACTATCACATTACTCGGGGAGGTTACTCCCCCAGCAGGAACAGTTCTAACGATTCTGCCATGGATATGCATGCAGATAGTCCTGCTAATGACTCCAGTTACTAAAATTGACCATCATACCGGTCTCTGGCCATGCAGTTGGGAAGAAGCAAGGTGACTACAAGGCTTCTTCACACATCTCCATTAATGAGTGAAAGCACAGGAAAGGAACTGATACCATAACCATTTATTTTACTTCTATGTGAGTTTGGGTCTATTGTATCGTCTGTAGATGCCCTTGTGTTTGAATACATCTGGAATATCTAAATTGGCTCCTATGCttgtcttttttttccttttttaatcttccttgttttcatttctttaaactGATTTAGGAGTTTTTATTTACCTTGAAGTGTTTTCTTTCAAGTTTATTGTTCTGCCAATCTGCTTTGTATGGCAAATCACTGAGAGGCTTCTGTAGacctaaaatgttaaaaataatcaaaatttacATCCTTGGATCCAATTATATCTATATTGTGATTGTAGCACATGTCTTGATTAAATTGAAACGACTTGATAAGATTGGAGTtgacaaaaaaaccaaaaaaaaaaatgtaagaaaattTGGGGCCCCCAGGGTTTGAGAATCTCTACTGTGTTTGTCTTTTAACATAGACTGAAGTTAACGGGTGCAAGAATAAGATCATGACTGTGACTCACTACTAGAGACTGTTTCAGCTACCTTTTTCCAGTAGATGCAGGGAAGGAACAATAAAGCATTTCTCTtatgtttaattaatttttatttgttttaaaagtttggaaattTCGTTCGATTTCCTTGGGAGCATATATTCAGTTGGacattaagcaacaaatcacTGTTTTTTGGTTGATATGCTTTGCTAAAAAGAGATCATTACTTCATTGGGAATTATATATGTTCGCGTCTCGAGGCCACGGAGACAGATTCCATTTTATTGGAAAAGTCAAAACAATTAACTCCATTAAAAGTACATAAAACATTCATGGGCACTGAGGTGCATTCATAGTCACCACCACCTCCAAATTTTCAACACTTTCccactttaattttttatcatgggTTGCTTTTCACTGCACAAAGAAAGAGCGCTTCTGGATCACATGACATGTTTAGATCATGTTTAGAAGTTGGATGAActgaaattaatttaatttaattttaaattaagtttaacatcaaaatattttattattaaattattaaatttatctcaatttaaaatttctttacaaGTGGGACTGagaactttttttaattttttataaagacatctaaatttatcttaacatctaaatacatttaaatttatcttaggTCAGTTCTATAAAATTCACTCTATTCTTTtaacttattactatttataaaaaactcaatAGGTAAATGGAACCTACCATGAAACTAAATTCATGAAATTGTCCAACTTCCTGTATACATAATTTCTTATTACAGGCTTTCCTCTCATGTATCCTCATAAATACTGCAATTCCCAAGTAAGATGAGTCCCCTTATTTGGGAATAAAGTTATTTGCTAATTTTGGTAGGTGGGACTGGGCATCAAGGAGGGTTGAATCTCAAACAAAATTTGAATGAAGTTACCAACGTAGGAAGGCAGCTTCTTTTAACCCACCACCTAACCATCATCCATGCATTTACATAGTTCTGAGATCATACCCCAACGTCACTCATCCATCAAAGGCCAGTCTTTGTGCCATAAATGTTAGCATTTATTGATTTCTTGTTCATTGAACATCATTTGTTGGAGTTTTTATTACTCAATTCTTGTTCAATGTACATCATTTATTGAATTTCACGCttgtattttttagattttttttactttgtatttagataatgagatgatgtcaaatattttataaataataaaaaaaataaaaaaaaataaaataattaataataatagaatattcttaaaataatctaatatttagtccaaaattataaaaatttaaaatagaaaaaaaataggcATACTCTGTAATATTTATTACATGTCTGTCTCTCAAATAagggaatttggaaaagttttaTAAGtgatctttcttttcacttacCTTTTTCCCTGTTTTTGGGTTCTTCATTCTTACTTTTTGTGTGTCtgcaaaacatggtccaaaccTCTTAAATAAAATGTCTGCAAGAATGTGGTTCCCACCTTAAAGGGACATAATTACTTGAATGGGTAGTTGGTCTATCTCCAACTTATTTTATTAGGAAAAAGCACAAAGACATTTCCAAGAAAATTACTT
This is a stretch of genomic DNA from Carya illinoinensis cultivar Pawnee chromosome 15, C.illinoinensisPawnee_v1, whole genome shotgun sequence. It encodes these proteins:
- the LOC122296045 gene encoding uncharacterized protein LOC122296045, producing the protein MGCMEKLYQWIRRQQEEGSRVATVDILNYIQNEVDYCGEEPSMSPRAPVQHQHSQATMHVMNSGFLLSSGSSGLTSAGHGSRSEHCDHQSKNSVFSNALSSPLRQSLQHYHITRGGYSPSRNSSNDSAMDMHADSPANDSSY